From the Euphorbia lathyris chromosome 6, ddEupLath1.1, whole genome shotgun sequence genome, one window contains:
- the LOC136232366 gene encoding uncharacterized protein, which translates to MRRKINMSSNHQHLLRLVLSCRKITAQVTSHDTSNIIAMASSSEQEFLALYRIRLNRFPRSQHFWDAKTASRVGEKLGFRLKDIGVTSINIDLEEELSRPIHYRKRVLPLFDSVKRVGVAVDGAEKLGEIGPV; encoded by the coding sequence ATGCGGAGAAAGATAAACATGTCGAGTAATCATCAACACTTGCTCCGCCTCGTCCTCTCCTGCCGGAAAATCACCGCCCAAGTCACTAGCCATGACACCTCCAACATAATTGCCATGGCCTCCTCATCTGAGCAAGAATTCCTCGCCCTGTATCGCATCAGACTCAATCGCTTTCCCCGATCCCAACACTTTTGGGATGCAAAAACCGCGTCTCGAGTCGGCGAGAAGCTAGGGTTTCGACTCAAAGATATTGGGGTTACCAGTATCAACATCGATCTCGAAGAGGAGCTTTCTCGCCCTATCCATTACAGGAAGAGAGTCTTGCCGCTGTTTGATTCGGTGAAACGCGTTGGCGTCGCCGTTGACGGAGCGGAGAAATTGGGAGAGATTGGACCTGTGTAG